CCATCCCTTGCCTTACTGCTAACCGCAGGCGCCGGCTCATCGCATGCCCAGGGCGCGGTCGCCGTCAACAACCCCATGGAAGTCAACCCGAAGGATTACCTCGATAAAATCAAGCTCCCGCCCGGTTTCAAGATTACGATGTATGCCGAAAATGTCGAAGGCGCCCGCTCAATGGCCCTGGGCGACAAGGGCACTTTGTTTGTGGGAACTTTTCAGCAGCGCGGCAGAGCGCCGGGGAAAGTCTATGCGATCATCGACCGCAACAACGATTTCAAGGCCGATACCGTGATCACCGTCGCCGCGGATTTGCGCATGCCCAACGGCGTGGCTTTTCACAACGGCGATCTTTACATCGCTGAAATCAGCCGCGTCAGCAAGCTCGAAAACATCGAGAGTCAGCTCATGTCGCCGCCGGCGCCGAAAGTCATTAACGACAGCTTTCCCACCGACCGCTGGCACGGCTGGAAATTCATTCGCTTCGGACCTGATGGCAAGCTCTATGTTCCAGTTGGCGCCCCGTGCAATATTTGCGAACGAGAGGAGGCAATTTTCGCCTCCATCACGCGCATGAACGCCGACGGTTCCGGCTTGGAAATCTTTGCCAAAGGCATTCGCAACACCGTCGGTTTCGACTGGCATCCGGTGACCAAGGAGTTGTGGTTTACGGACAACGGCCGCGACGAGATGGGCGATGATTTGCCACCGGAGGAAATCAATCACGCGCCGCGGCCGGGGTTGCATTTCGGTTTTCCGTATCGCTATGGCAAAGCCCTCGTCGATACTGCTTTCAAAACCAAATTGACGGCGGATCAATTTCAACCGGCGGCCATCGAGTTGCCCGCGCACGTCGCGCCGCTCGGCATGCGATTTTACACCGGCACTTCTTTCCCCAAAGCCTATCATCACCAAATTTTTGTCGCCGAGCACGGCTCATGGAATCGTTCGGTGCCGAACGGCTACCGCGTCTCCGTCGTCAAGCTCGAAAACAATCGCGCCGTCAAGTATGAACACTTCGCCACCGGCTGGCTGCTAAAAGATCAATATTGGGGCCGTCCGGTTGATGTGCAAGTCATGCCCGACGGCTCGCTGCTGGTGTCGGACGATTTTGCCAACTGCATTTATCGCATCGCTTATTCTCCTGCAAAATAGTGTCACGTGTCCAAAAAATTTTTGTTAATCGTCATCGGCATTGTTACGGCAGCGCCGGCGCAAGAGGCGGGACAGAACGCGACGGATTCTTCGCGCGTCACCGACTACGAGTTGGCGCCGATCATCGTCACCGCCACCCGCGCCGAGCGCGCGCGTGATCGCGTGCCTTATGCTCTCGGCGTGATCGAGCAAAAAGATATTCAACGCGCCGAGATCGGGCTTTCACTCGACGAAGCGCTGCGGGCCATTCCGGGCGTTGTCGTCAACAATCGTTTCAATCTTTCGCAAGGCGACCGCCTCAGCATTCGCGGCCTCGGCAGTCGCGCGCCGTTTGGCGTGCGCGGCCTCAAGATCATTCTCGACGGCATTCCGCTTACCATGGCCGACGGCCAGTCGCAATTGAACAATCTCGATCTCGGCTCGGTGGGCAAAATCGAAATTCTGCGCGGCCCCAGTTCCTCGTTGTATGGCAATGCCGCCGGCGGGCTGATCGACATTCACACTGAAACCGCCGCCAACTCATCGTTACAATTCCGGCCGCAAATGACCTTCGGCGCTTTTGGCTTGCGCAAATGGCAGGGAAAAGCTTCCGGCCAAATTGGGCGGCAGGCTTATCTTCTCAACCTCAGCCATTTGCAGCTCGACGGTTATCGCGAGCATTCCGCCGCACAGTCAACTGCCTTCAATGTCGTGAGTCATCGCAAGTTGTCACATCATCTCAAGCTCAGCGTGGTTTTTAACTATTTCGACGCGCCGTATCTCTTGAATCCGAGTTCGTTGTCAAAAACCGATGCTGAGAAATCGCCCGCGGCGACACGATTCTTTGTTAAACAACAAGGCGCCGGCAAGCGCACGCGGCAAGGCCAGGGCGGCCTCACGTTCAAACACGCCGGCGCAGCCTCTCGTTTTGAAGCCACAGTTTTTGGCCTCACACGCGCGCTGTTCAATCCCCTTCCCGGTCGCATCATCGAACTGGATCGAACGGCCGGCGGCATTCGCGCGGTTTACAACAAACGTTGGCAAATTGGGCAGGCCTTTCTGAGTTGGACAGCCGGGGCGGATTACGAACGGCAACACGACTCCCGGGTTGAATTTGAAAATCACGGCCTCGCCAACGATCAAATCGGCGTGGCGAAAAACGAAGATATTCTGAAATCCGTGCGTTACGGCGCGCGGTTGTTGGATCAAAAAGAAAACGTTGTGGGAATCGGCGTTTTTTCGGAGTTGGAATTTTCGCCGCATTCGAATTGGATGTTCACGCTGGGCGGGCGTTATGATCGCTATAGGTTCGACGTTGCCGACCGCTTTCTCAGCGACGGTGTGGATGATTCCGGCGCTCGCCGCATGGAAAAATTCAGCCCGCTGCTCGGCGTTGTTTATCGCATTCATGCCTTCATCTCTTTTTATGGGAATTTGGCGACGGCTTTTCAAACGCCGACCACGACGGAGCTGAGCAACCAGCCTGCCCGCGAAGGCGGCTTGCATCCCACGCTGCAGCCGGAGCGAATCACCAGCTACGAATTTGGCCTCAAAGGATCATGGCCGAAAATTCATTGCCACTACGAAGCGGCGTTTTACCGCTTTCGCGTCAAGGATATGCTGATTCCATATCAAATTGCCGGACGCGCCGGCGAGGAAATTTTTTACCGCAATGCCGGCCGGGCGCGAAACAAAGGGTTCGAGGCCGGTTTGCAATGGACGCCTTTCAAAAGTCTGCGAGCCGCCGGCGCTTATGCTTTCATGAATTTTGTGTTCGAGGATTTTCCGGTCGAGACAATCACTGGCAATACCGTCACGCCCGTGCAATTGGCCGGCAAAAAAGTTCCCGGCGTGCCGGCGCATCGATTTTTTGCCAGCCTGCTTTACGAGCATCAAACCGGCGCTTTTGCCGAAGTTGATCTGCAATATGTCGACCGTTATTTTACCAGCGATTTCAACGGACCGCCCCCATCCGGCAACAAGCCTCTCCGCGACTTCATGAACGCCGCTTATCGCACCGTTGATGTGCGCGCCGGCTTCCAACCGCGATTTAAAAATTTCCGCGCTGATTTTTTTGTGGGGGTCAACAATCTCTTCGATGAACGTTACAACGGCTCGATCGTGCCCAACGCCGCCGCCGACCGCTTTTTCGAGCCGGCCGCGGGGCGGACGTGGTATGTAAAAAGCGAAATCCACCTTTTGAATGTGGTAAAGTTTGATCGCTTCCCCTGAGGCTCAAAGGGATCGTTACAGCGGCTGGAAATCATGATTTTAATCGTCTTGACAATGAGCGGACTCTTATTCCTCCCGCACCCACACCAGCATTTCCCCGGGCGCGCGGTTGTCCCAGGCGAAATACGGAATCGCCCGAAAAAAGATGTTTTCAATCGCAGAGGCGTCTGTTCGATACAATTGATCGTGCCATTCATCGAGCCGCCGGCGCTTCGCCGTGCCGGTGATCACGCTGATGCCACCAAGCAAATCTGCCTCGAATTTAACGGCGAGTTTTTCATCGCCCGGCAGAATGAGATCGGGTAAATTTTTGCCGTTGTCAATTTCTTCCAAACAATAGACGAGCGGCCCGCGCTGCAACGCGACCCGTCCGCAGTTGGCGCGAACTTGCGGATGCGCCTGCACGCGCTCAACCGGCATCGGCAATTGCAATTCGACTCGATCGCCGGATTGCCACGCCCGCTTGATTTTCGCGTAACCGTTTTGCCTCATATTTAAAGTTGACACCTCCTCCCCATTCACTTTGATTGCCGCATTTCGGCACCAGCCGGGAAGGCGCAGCGCCAGCGTGAAATCATGTTGTTGCTCGCTTTCAATTTCAAAAAGAATTTTTCCTTCCCACGGATAATCCGTTTTCTGGATGAGCATAACCCTTTTTCCATTAAAATCAGATTC
Above is a genomic segment from candidate division KSB1 bacterium containing:
- a CDS encoding PQQ-dependent sugar dehydrogenase gives rise to the protein MKRKHLVVILLPSLALLLTAGAGSSHAQGAVAVNNPMEVNPKDYLDKIKLPPGFKITMYAENVEGARSMALGDKGTLFVGTFQQRGRAPGKVYAIIDRNNDFKADTVITVAADLRMPNGVAFHNGDLYIAEISRVSKLENIESQLMSPPAPKVINDSFPTDRWHGWKFIRFGPDGKLYVPVGAPCNICEREEAIFASITRMNADGSGLEIFAKGIRNTVGFDWHPVTKELWFTDNGRDEMGDDLPPEEINHAPRPGLHFGFPYRYGKALVDTAFKTKLTADQFQPAAIELPAHVAPLGMRFYTGTSFPKAYHHQIFVAEHGSWNRSVPNGYRVSVVKLENNRAVKYEHFATGWLLKDQYWGRPVDVQVMPDGSLLVSDDFANCIYRIAYSPAK
- a CDS encoding TonB-dependent receptor, giving the protein MSKKFLLIVIGIVTAAPAQEAGQNATDSSRVTDYELAPIIVTATRAERARDRVPYALGVIEQKDIQRAEIGLSLDEALRAIPGVVVNNRFNLSQGDRLSIRGLGSRAPFGVRGLKIILDGIPLTMADGQSQLNNLDLGSVGKIEILRGPSSSLYGNAAGGLIDIHTETAANSSLQFRPQMTFGAFGLRKWQGKASGQIGRQAYLLNLSHLQLDGYREHSAAQSTAFNVVSHRKLSHHLKLSVVFNYFDAPYLLNPSSLSKTDAEKSPAATRFFVKQQGAGKRTRQGQGGLTFKHAGAASRFEATVFGLTRALFNPLPGRIIELDRTAGGIRAVYNKRWQIGQAFLSWTAGADYERQHDSRVEFENHGLANDQIGVAKNEDILKSVRYGARLLDQKENVVGIGVFSELEFSPHSNWMFTLGGRYDRYRFDVADRFLSDGVDDSGARRMEKFSPLLGVVYRIHAFISFYGNLATAFQTPTTTELSNQPAREGGLHPTLQPERITSYEFGLKGSWPKIHCHYEAAFYRFRVKDMLIPYQIAGRAGEEIFYRNAGRARNKGFEAGLQWTPFKSLRAAGAYAFMNFVFEDFPVETITGNTVTPVQLAGKKVPGVPAHRFFASLLYEHQTGAFAEVDLQYVDRYFTSDFNGPPPSGNKPLRDFMNAAYRTVDVRAGFQPRFKNFRADFFVGVNNLFDERYNGSIVPNAAADRFFEPAAGRTWYVKSEIHLLNVVKFDRFP